One stretch of Streptomyces sp. NBC_01142 DNA includes these proteins:
- a CDS encoding IS110 family transposase yields the protein MLDTGEIAVFLGLDVGKGDHHGHGLTAGGKTVYDKRLPNSEPKLRAVFDKLTARFGRVLVIVDQPASIGALPLAVARDAGCHVAYLPGLAMRRIADLYPGEAKTDARDAHVIADAARTMPHTLRALELADETAAQLTVLTGFDQDLAAEATRTSNRLRGLLTQFHPSLERVLGPRLDHQAVTHLLERFGSPAALRKAGRRRLVNLIRPKAPRMAERLVDDIFDALDEQTVVVPGTGTLDVVVPSLARSLAAVHEQRRALEAQIGELLESHPLSQVLTSMPGVGVRTAATLLVTIGDGTSFPTAAHLASYAGLAPATRSSGSSIHGEHAPRTGNRLLKRAMFLSAFAALHDPASRTYYERQRARGKTHTQALLRLARHRISVLFAMLRDGTFYESRTPETATA from the coding sequence AACAGCGAGCCGAAACTGCGGGCCGTGTTCGACAAGCTCACGGCCAGGTTCGGCCGCGTGCTGGTCATCGTGGACCAGCCCGCATCGATCGGCGCCCTGCCGCTCGCGGTGGCCCGGGACGCCGGCTGCCACGTGGCCTACCTGCCAGGGCTGGCGATGCGGCGGATCGCCGATTTGTATCCCGGTGAGGCCAAGACCGATGCCCGCGACGCGCACGTGATCGCGGACGCCGCCCGCACCATGCCTCACACCCTGCGGGCCCTGGAACTGGCCGACGAGACCGCGGCCCAGCTTACCGTCCTGACCGGCTTCGACCAGGACCTCGCCGCCGAGGCTACCCGCACCAGCAACCGGCTCCGCGGCCTGCTCACCCAGTTCCACCCGAGCCTGGAGCGAGTACTGGGGCCCCGCCTGGACCACCAGGCTGTGACGCACCTGCTGGAACGCTTCGGCTCGCCCGCCGCCCTGCGTAAGGCCGGACGCCGCAGGCTCGTGAACCTGATACGGCCCAAGGCCCCGCGCATGGCCGAACGCCTGGTGGACGACATCTTCGACGCGCTCGACGAACAGACCGTCGTGGTCCCGGGCACCGGCACCCTGGACGTGGTCGTGCCCTCGCTGGCCCGCTCGCTGGCCGCCGTCCACGAACAACGACGCGCTCTGGAAGCCCAGATCGGCGAGCTGCTTGAGTCGCACCCTCTTTCCCAGGTCCTGACCTCGATGCCCGGAGTCGGTGTCAGGACCGCCGCCACCTTGCTGGTCACCATCGGCGACGGCACCTCGTTCCCCACTGCCGCCCACCTTGCCTCCTACGCCGGCCTCGCCCCGGCAACGAGGTCCTCCGGATCCTCCATCCACGGCGAACACGCCCCCAGAACAGGCAACCGGCTCCTGAAACGGGCCATGTTCCTCTCCGCGTTCGCCGCCCTGCACGACCCCGCCTCCCGCACCTACTACGAACGGCAAAGAGCCCGCGGCAAGACCCACACACAGGCCTTGCTCCGCCTCGCCCGCCACCGCATCAGCGTGCTGTTCGCCATGCTCCGCGACGGCACCTTCTACGAATCCCGCACCCCCGAGACAGCCACCGCATGA